The following nucleotide sequence is from Scheffersomyces stipitis CBS 6054 chromosome 4, complete sequence.
TAGTAAGTTCCGGATCTTAGAGcatttcaagttcttgtttcgTGGATTAGTGTTGACGAGGTTGATAAGCTCCTGGAAATCGTTCAAGTCAAATACGACGCCACGCGAACTTGGCATAGTGTTCAACCTTATTCTGGATCCTGGTTTTGCTTCAAGGACCACAGTGAATTGATACCCATTGGACATAAATATTTGCTCGTGTTCAATAACAAGTAACTCATCTATAATACTTAACTCTATTGTCTGAGGGACAATCAACCTTTGAATCTTGATCGAAAGCTCCTGGTTTAATCTTTCGAAGTTATATTTTTCATCGCTTGCATGCTGATCAATAATAAACAAGTTATTGTCATCAAGTGTTACTAGGATGAATCCAAGGTTGAATTGTCCAATGAGCTTCATCTTTAGAAAATCTTTTCTCAGTATTGTGTATGATAAACTCTGGTCATCCTGTATCTCTAGTAGTTTTAAACTACGATTCCCGTTATTATTGAGGGAAGTATGACACATCTCTTCCTTTATCGAAGATACAATGGCATGGCTATTAGCCGACTCTACTCTGTTGTGTAACATATCAATCTTTAATCTCTTGTTGTGGCTTTCTTCGAACTCCTGTTCGTTGATTCTAATCAAACATTTTTTTTGTTGTGTAATTTGATAGTTTTTTCTATGATCATCATATTCTGGGGCAAGAGTGTTGATCGGCGAATATTTGGAAGATGCTAAATTCTTGCTATCGTCTTCTATAATCTGATCATTTCCCTCTTCTTTAGTATCAACATCTTCCCTACCTTCAATTGGTTGATCCTCGTCATCGTCTGGGCTGCCGATATcttgttctctttctttgttgatTAATTCGAAAGTATTCCTCTGTTCTTGATCTATATTGCTggtttctggatctgtaACGACTGTAACTACTTGCAAGCTTTCCTCATGCTCTGGAAGTAAGTGTTCCTGTCCATCTTCCACTACATTAGATTCTTGGTAATGCTCCTTGATGTTATCAAGTCCGGAAGCACAGCTCTCTTGTACAATTGTATCAGACTCTGTAGCGATACTACTTTCACCCATTTCCTTAGCAAGAGGTAatttgatatcttcaatgtcAGAATCTGGCTCTATGTTCTGAACTGAtggcttcttttctcttttaGTGAAAGTGGATTTGTTTAACTCATGCCGCTCTAAATTCCTAGGAATCACATTGTCTTGACTCTCAAAGAATCCAATTAAGTCTAACCgaatcttttcaaacaaATCTTGCTCCAGGTGGATCATTATCATCCCTTTGTCTGGAGTCAAATTAACATCTAGGGCCAGTGGATCGATAGCTATATTCAATATGAATATTGGATATTGCATATGGTTGAAAGATTTATACACATCATTGACAATTTTGGacaactttttcaacatAACAGGTCGTTTATTTATGAACATAAATTGTCGATCAGTCACCAGGCGGCCAAGTCCAAATGAATAGCTTGATATGTACCCTTCAATTTGGATATCCTCACtaatcaacaatttcaattcaacCAACCCCTTTGCACCATTTGCACCAAAAACAGTGATCATGTTGTCCAAAATCGTGGACTTAGAACCACCTCTGCTACTCAAGGCcaaacttttctttgaGTTCACAACATTGAAAACACtgaatttgatttctgGGTAAATTAATAGGTATTGGGTAAGGAAATTTATTGCTTTATGAAATTCCCTCTTGGAATTCTTCACAAAATTCTTAAGTCTAACTGGTAAGTCAAAGAATATCTTCTCGATACTTACAGAGGTTCCTGTCTGTTTTGAAAAACCTCCTCCGATTTTCGACACAGATTTGCTTAATTTTCCAGCTTTGTCATAATCCAATTCGTGATTTTTCGGGTAGTCAGTACATGTAACAATTTTGACTTTGGATGATACAGAACATATCGAATTTAGTGCCTCTCCTCTGAAGCCTAAAGTAGATAGTTTATCTAAATCTTCGAACTCAGATATCTTGGAGGTATGACTCCTAAGACAAACGaattcaaagtcttcttttttgatTCCCTTGCCGTTGTCAGTGACAGAAATGGAATCGATTCCATAGTTCTGGAAATTGATCTCTATCTTAGTACTGTTTGCGTCAATGGAATTTTCGACCAATTCTTTAACTATTGACTTTAAATCAATTATAACCTGACCAGAGGTTATCTTTGAAACGTCCTTCTGATCAATACTTTTGATTGCCATTACCTCGGTGTCTATCTGCTAATTGAAGATATGTTTTATGAAACGCGTATCCTAAAAATATCATaaaaaaaaatataatCTTGTGATCACATTCCTTCTATTACCATGAAGCTAACATCAAAATCTCTATTACTAACTTTCCGAGAGTTTCTAATAGTTTGGCTTAATCAAATATTATATTATAATGACATATACGATAGGCAAATTTATGATAAATTCAAATCCTTTAATTTGATAGTGTATAAGAATAGACATCCTAAACTAGACGATTACATTATCTCCCtattcaacaacttcataAGAAACGTGTTCTTGCATaggacttcaagaagtctggAATCGAAGAGTGCAACAATCTCTGGGGCTAGTCAAATTGTTTGCGTTATTTACAATACTAAGACTAGTAAAGTCCTCCGCAAGTACGTGATCAACTTTAATGAGTTGATTATCAATTTGGGAGATACCGTTGGTATTGATGATTTCCTAGATGATGATATAaatcaagatgaaaatgacaaaTCTGCTTATATCAATCTTGATGGAATAGACTGGAAAGAAATATATACCCAGTTTAATACGTTATTGTTTCATCacattcaagaattgaataaattAGAAGCTACCAGGTATATTCCTCTGGAAGATAATGagacatttttcaagatcatcGTGGATTTAGAGGAGTCAATTAATATAGTGAATGCAAGCTGGGTAAGAATAAGAGCTTCAATTTTGAGTCAAAAATCAACTTCGACTATCAATAAATTCGTTCCTGTTGGAGACGTTAATTTGCAGTTGATCAATTTCGACGTTCACAATGAGTACTACACCCGTTAATGTATACATGCAATTGTTTATTATTTACATTATTCACAAAGCGTTGTTTAGACCAAAGAGTCGTTTCAAGTTCTCATACATAAAGTATGATATTGATACGGCTGGAGCAACCTTTGCTAAATTTGGCACTAAACCTTTGAACAAACCTGGGTACCCTTCACGAACAATAGTTTTTTTCAACACGTCTGAAAATCCGTCATATCTGTATGGGTGAGCGTAAGTCCCTTGGGCTTGTAATCTGGTTCTAAGTAAATTGACTGGATATACGACTGTAGCACCAAAAGTTCCAGATAATGCACCGAGTGTTAAGACCACAACATTTGCTAGTTGAACATCTTCCTCCCTTATTCCAGTTCTCTTACTTTCACGTTTAATCAAATAGTTCTTGATGGTTGAAAATGTTCCCAAATCCAAAGCCGCATAAGGGAAGATACCACTTACTCCTACAAAAAGTCCCCTGTAGAACATCTTCAATCCGCCTTCCCTATACATGTTTTTGGCGGTCTCGATTAACAATGCATTTCCTTTGAGCGAAGAGTCCAAATTAGAGCATTGTAGTCTGAATTTGAGAGTGTCAATTGGATATACAGTGAACTGAGCGAATACACCACCAATACCACCGGCCAAATACGTGGATACTTTCGATAATTTGGCTGTATCATCTACTCCTTCAATTCGTGCCAAAAATCTCTTTGTTGCTTCAAAAGAACCAAATTTCATAGCAGATTCGGGGAAGACCTTAACAACATTCAAGCCATTTCCAACGTAAAATGCCTTGAAACCTCCTTGTTTCCATAACGTCCTAGCAGCTTGGATAATTGGAGATCTAATAGTCTTGGGATGGTTgtcttgaacttgtctaGCCAAATCTCTTTCAGCTGACAAgagatttcttctggccTCTTCGATAACTTTCTGCGAGGCACCATCTGCTATTTGACGGgcaatttcttttttggAATGTAATACAGTAGAGGATAAGTCGGTCCTtgcaatcaagaagactttTATTCTATCGAAGGGTGCAGTACATGTTCTAGACACAACACCAGACAAACCACCAGCTAAGAAAAATCCGAAACCGTTCAAGAATTGATTAATTAGGGTCACATCACCATCAGATGACAAATCGAACTCTTCAGCGATGAAATTAAAAGCAGTCTTGATTCTGGAACCATGCAAACGAGGCATCAATAGCAAAAACTGTCTGAATTCATCATATGTGATGTAACCATCGTTTTTGTAATCGATTTGTTTGAACAACAAATCAATATTATAGTCACTTGGTGACAAATGTAATGATTGCTTTAAATAGTGGACAAAATCAGCTTTATTCAACTTGCCGTCATTATCCTGATCTATTTTGTTGAAGCCTTTCAAAATCTGATCGTCAGTCGCAGTAAggtacttcttgaagtcattaAAGTCTATGACTTTATCCATATTGGCATcaaaagaatcaaaaatagTTTGAATCAACTCTGGATTGTCACTCATAGGGTGTTTTAATGCTCTCAACGCCTTCTTGAAATCTCGTATAGTTATTTCGCCACTATGTTGTATATCTAACTTATTGAAGAGGGCCTCGTAATCATCGGGTCTATTATATAATGTCACATTATCTGGCTGATGTTGGCCAGAGCTCTCAGACGTGATAGggttggaagaagacataGTGAATGGTACTGTAAGCTGAAACCTATTGGGCAGGATATCCGCTAATGCTGAAAACGAATGAAATGCAAAAGTGTGAATATGGTATCTTAACCTTCAAGACATTCGAAAGCAGAATCTTATATATGTGCGAACCTATGTAGACGAATGTTAATAGTAGTTAAAGTTACAGACGTCGTTCACTCGAAAACAACACGACCAATTGTATCGAGcacttcaacttgtaaTTTCGGTACTAGATTTATATATCGCCGAGAACCACAGCGATATGATTTCAATCTTCCTTTaaaatcttttcttctcgCTTACCATGTCAGCTTTTGTTTTTGTTCGGAATTGTTtaaatcacgtgacataAGACTATTCTCTCCGGGTTAGAAGGTACAAGGTTTGTCCTTACTCGGATGATTAGTAtgagcttcttctgattgCTTACTATCAACTAAGCTGATCAAAACTTTGTGTTCCATATTCGAATagacatcttcttctctatttctagttttttgttgaattccAGGTCAATTTTGAGTATTTGTAGCTTGCTAGTATTTAGATGTCTTTTTGTACTTGTGTAATAAAGTATTAACTTTGCAGAAAGAGAGAACACGTACAAAATCACCAGAACTGTGTTATTTCAACATTGTAGTAGGTGTTAGGACTCATCTTTATACTAATTGCAGGTTATAGTTGCAAATCGTCCATCCTGTATATAAAATCAGCAACACACGACATTTTTTTCAACATCAGGACGTGTATACTGATGAATAATGCAAGGATGCCTTTTTGATCCGATCATCATCCC
It contains:
- a CDS encoding predicted protein (go_function ATP binding~go_process mismatch repair), producing the protein MAIKSIDQKDVSKITSGQVIIDLKSIVKELVENSIDANSTKIEINFQNYGIDSISVTDNGKGIKKEDFEFVCLRSHTSKISEFEDLDKLSTLGFRGEALNSICSVSSKVKIVTCTDYPKNHELDYDKAGKLSKSVSKIGGGFSKQTGTSVSIEKIFFDLPVRLKNFVKNSKREFHKAINFLTQYLLIYPEIKFSVFNVVNSKKSLALSSRGGSKSTILDNMITVFGANGAKGLVELKLLISEDIQIEGYISSYSFGLGRSVTDRQFMFINKRPVMLKKLSKIVNDVYKSFNHMQYPIFILNIAIDPSALDVNLTPDKGMIMIHSEQDLFEKIRLDLIGFFESQDNVIPRNLERHELNKSTFTKREKKPSVQNIEPDSDIEDIKLPLAKEMGESSIATESDTIVQESCASGLDNIKEHYQESNVVEDGQEHLLPEHEESLQVVTVVTDPETSNIDQEQRNTFELINKEREQDIGSPDDDEDQPIEGREDVDTKEEGNDQIIEDDSKNLASSKYSPINTLAPEYDDHRKNYQITQQKKCLIRINEQEFEESHNKRLKIDMLHNRVESANSHAIVSSIKEEMCHTSLNNNGNRSLKLLEIQDDQSLSYTISRKDFLKMKLIGQFNLGFILVTLDDNNLFIIDQHASDEKYNFERLNQELSIKIQRLIVPQTIELSIIDELLVIEHEQIFMSNGYQFTVVLEAKPGSRIRLNTMPSSRGVVFDLNDFQELINLVNTNPRNKNLKCSKIRNLLAMRACRSSIMIGQPLTRGRMTKVVQNLSQLDKPWNCPHGRPTMRHLVEFDHWRDNRVDYEI
- a CDS encoding predicted protein (go_component membrane~go_function calcium ion binding; binding~go_process transport); amino-acid sequence: MSSSNPITSESSGQHQPDNVTLYNRPDDYEALFNKLDIQHSGEITIRDFKKALRALKHPMSDNPELIQTIFDSFDANMDKVIDFNDFKKYLTATDDQILKGFNKIDQDNDGKLNKADFVHYLKQSLHLSPSDYNIDLLFKQIDYKNDGYITYDEFRQFLLLMPRLHGSRIKTAFNFIAEEFDLSSDGDVTLINQFLNGFGFFLAGGLSGVVSRTCTAPFDRIKVFLIARTDLSSTVLHSKKEIARQIADGASQKVIEEARRNLLSAERDLARQVQDNHPKTIRSPIIQAARTLWKQGGFKAFYVGNGLNVVKVFPESAMKFGSFEATKRFLARIEGVDDTAKLSKVSTYLAGGIGGVFAQFTVYPIDTLKFRLQCSNLDSSLKGNALLIETAKNMYREGGLKMFYRGLFVGVSGIFPYAALDLGTFSTIKNYLIKRESKRTGIREEDVQLANVVVLTLGALSGTFGATVVYPVNLLRTRLQAQGTYAHPYRYDGFSDVLKKTIVREGYPGLFKGLVPNLAKVAPAVSISYFMYENLKRLFGLNNAL